Below is a genomic region from Raphanus sativus cultivar WK10039 chromosome 4, ASM80110v3, whole genome shotgun sequence.
TGTTTTAATAATCTGTGTCTTACCTGACGTTGATAACATCATCAACCCTTCCTGTAAGCCAGTAGTAACCATCCTTGTCTCTGGAACACAAAAATCAAACGTACATAAAAAACCAAGTAAAATCACACGAGTTTGATTCTTATCAAGACGTAAACATGCCACTACCTATGTGATAAGTGAAAGATAACACACTaacttcaaatttgttttttttttttaagaaaccaATTAGATTAAGATTGTTCACCTGCTGCAACCATCACCACTAAAATAGTATCCAGCAAAAGGTTTGAAGTATGTGGTTTCATATCTTTCATGATCCCCAAACAAAGTTCGAAACGCCCCGGGCCATGATCCTTTCACACAAAGATAACCACTACACTCGCCTTCGATTTCATTGCCTTTTTCATCAACTATGACAGGCTGCAGCAGAGATACACACAAAGAGATGAGACTGAAGTCCTCTAAAGACAAATATCTAAAGGACAATGCAGCATACTACTAAGTCTATATAAATCACAGACCTGAACACCAAAGAAAGGGAAAGTAGCTGAACCAGGCTTCTGCGGCCAAGCACCTGGCAACGGGGTTATCTGCCATGCAATTTGATTGCACATGAGACAGTAGTATGCAAGAGGGTATCAAGAGAcataaagagagaaagagaagagagtcACCATGAAGCCACCAGTTTCAGTTTGCCACCATGTATCGGAAATGGGACACCTTGAATCACCAACTAGATTGAAGAACCATCTACATCAATCAGAGTGTTGGTAAACCATTAAATAAAACTTCTCATTAAGTTGATCGCATGACTGAAAGATTTAAAAGACATTAGAGTTCCAAACCTCCATGCACTCGGATTGATGGGCTCACCCACACTTCCAAGTACTCGTAGCGATTTGCGAGAATGATTTGTCACAAACTATAACAATCAAAATAATGTTGGAAACAGAAAACTAATAAATACTTCTGAAGCATAAATACAATGCTGATTAACTTTTCATCAGGTTGCATAAATCTTACCTTATCATCATCGCGCATGAGAGACCTCACCAATGTTGGAGCAGTGTAAAATATTGAAATCTTGTATTTGTCAACAATTTCCCAACAGCGTCCAGAATCAGGGTAGTTTGGAGTCTGTTTCAAAAACAGATGATGATATCACAACCATCAGTTCAATCCAAATGACAGAGGTGGAAAATGTAACTCATTTGGCACACATTCATAAGCTTAAAATACTGATAACTATGTAAGAAAAAGAATGTATTGGTATGGCAATAAAAACTAGAATTGAATTTCTGATTCAAGAAATTAATTGATAGAAAATCTCAAGTCTCTAAGCATCTACATTTATCAAAATGGATTACCCCTTCAAAGACAACAACAGTGGCACCATTGAGCATCGGTCCATAGGTAACATAGCTATGGCCAGTGATCCAACCACAATCTGCTGTACACCTAATGTGATGAGAAGCAGAGAGATTAGGACTCTATTGCATATCTTTTACTAAGTAGTTTGAATAGTCAATAAAAGTGTCTTTTGCATACCAGTATACATCTGTTGGTTTGTAGTCAAATGCATATTTGAATGTTGTAGCAGTGTAGACCATATAACCTCCAGTTGTGTGTAAGACACCCTTCACAAAGGACGGACCCATATTACACACAGAAGACTAAAACAATATAAGTCAAAACTCAATCTGACCAGGGAAAAAAATTAACCTTTGGCTTGCCGGTGCTTCCACTGGTGTAGAGTAAAAATAATGGATCTTCCGCATCAACCCACTCCACCTCACACGATGTTGGATATTTAGGAACAACATCCTAAAGAGAATACCATCACCCAAAAGCAGATTCTGAGAAAAGGAAACAAATGCATTTTGGCAAATTATTAAACAGCTCTATAAGATTACCTGCCACCACACATCTCTTCCGTTCTGCCATTTAGTATCTTCCCTTGTTGTCGCTGATGAGTTGTCATAAGTCAAACATATGTCTGGTTGTAGAGAAACAAGAGACACAACAGTCAGAAAATTGGCTCTTATGAACCCatcaaatcatatatttttctctGTTGTGCTCAAAGAACAAACTAATAATACATGTTAAAGAGACACAAGAACCCAAAGCCATATTTGACTAACCTACAGAGACTCCATCTTTAGAGGATATGTCAAGTGCAGCATCAACAATAGCTTTAAGATTAATGGTCTTAGGGCCTCTTTTAACAGCATTGCAAGTCAGTATTAGTTTTGGCTTGCAATCAATGATTCTTTGGGCAAGAGAGTCAGCAGAAAATCCAGCAAAAACAACCTGTGGGTAGTAGAATCAAATTAGTTTCGACACTCTGTGTTTAGGTAAATATTGCATTGTAGACAAATGCAAAAAAGTTCACAGGGTTTACCGAATGAACAGCTCCGATCCGAGCACATGCAAGCATAGCGATAGGAAGTTCCACTAACATTGGTAAGTAAATTACAACAGCATCTCCCTTCTTCACTCCAACATCTTTCAAGTAGTTAGCAAGCTGCAGTAAGAGGACAAGGCATATGAAGTGCCATCAGCTTAGTGAGAAAGACTAGAGCACAGACAATCAGAGCTTATACCTGGCAAACTTGTTGAAGCAACTCAGAATAAGTTAAAGAAGCATCTACGTCACGTTCATTCCCTTCCCAGTACATAGCAGTTTTATCACCCAAACCAGCTTCAACATTTCTGTCTAAGCAGTTGTAGCAGATGTTGGTGATTCCCCCCTTGAACCACTGGTGGGGTACATGATCTCATATATGTCAAAACATTTaacaagagaaagaaagaagagaagaaaagaaaagaaaccaaCCTCAATTTGAATAGGACCTTTCCTGACATCAAGATTCTCGGAAACCACTTGGTCACCCCATTTCTGCTTCCAATAAAACTCAGACGCAATGTCCCCCCAAAACCCGGCAGGGTCCTCCATTGACCTCTTATGCATTTCCATGTACTGGTAAAACAAACAAGAAGAGGGATATAAAACAATCTTACATATCACAAAAGAAAAggcaaaaagagagagagagagagagacctgtTGAGGGGAGGAAACAAGAGCCTGGCTGGAGAATTCCTTGCTGGGAAAGACGAGATCATTCTCCTCAGAGGCAATGGATTCACCTAACACCACAGCGTTTAGCTGAGAGATCTTTCCGGCACCTGAGGGTAGCAGGGACATGGACTCAACATGCCTTAGGTGATTCGAAGACATTGTCTTGCACCGGAGAAGATTGTCCAATGGGGATGATCTGCTACACTTACACACCCTTACAAGTCAGATGATGTCATTCAAAATCTTTAAACAAAACCACAATTGTCTTTTAACTTATATATCAAAACTGCATAAATCATTCTTATCATTATTGTCATCATTGGATCAGATTGATTCCAAGCTTTAGTCCTACCGCATGATTTGTATAAGTTAGAATCGATAAAGTATTCACCTTTGAGTAGCCGGAAGAATCCGAGATCCAAGTGATCCGCTTGTTTTCAGATCCTGAAGaatccaaacaaacaaaaacagatCAAAGgtgaatactttttttttgttaaacaatCAGATCATcatcagaagaagaaaatattgaaacttTCGTAAACACAAAACATATCATTACAACAAAGATCACATCTTTAAGGGTTCCAATGATCCTAAAAGATTTGAACTTACAGGTCGAACACGAAGAAGACTGGTTACGAGAGGAAAATTTTGAAAGTGATTACTTTGATAATTAATACAATTTAATTTCCAGGAAacattaaagaaaagaaaagtcaaCTCACGGATGAGCCAGAGCTGGAGACAACGGCGAGAAGCggaggagaagaggaagaagaataagctattttcatttttgatttATTGAGGGAATTTTTTAttcactctctttctctctcttctgttcttcttttactatttcttttttaattattaaattgttCTCACAATAATAATTCTCCATGCGCCCACCTACTTATATACTGTATCTACCTTGAACTGAGCTGTCACATGTCATGAGAAACCAATCATGTTGGGGGgcaatgcttttttttt
It encodes:
- the LOC108849181 gene encoding acetyl-coenzyme A synthetase, chloroplastic/glyoxysomal isoform X2, whose protein sequence is MKIAYSSSSSPPLLAVVSSSGSSDLKTSGSLGSRILPATQRSSPLDNLLRCKTMSSNHLRHVESMSLLPSGAGKISQLNAVVLGESIASEENDLVFPSKEFSSQALVSSPQQYMEMHKRSMEDPAGFWGDIASEFYWKQKWGDQVVSENLDVRKGPIQIEWFKGGITNICYNCLDRNVEAGLGDKTAMYWEGNERDVDASLTYSELLQQVCQLANYLKDVGVKKGDAVVIYLPMLVELPIAMLACARIGAVHSVVFAGFSADSLAQRIIDCKPKLILTCNAVKRGPKTINLKAIVDAALDISSKDGVSVDICLTYDNSSATTREDTKWQNGRDVWWQDVVPKYPTSCEVEWVDAEDPLFLLYTSGSTGKPKGVLHTTGGYMVYTATTFKYAFDYKPTDVYWCTADCGWITGHSYVTYGPMLNGATVVVFEGTPNYPDSGRCWEIVDKYKISIFYTAPTLVRSLMRDDDKFVTNHSRKSLRVLGSVGEPINPSAWRWFFNLVGDSRCPISDTWWQTETGGFMITPLPGAWPQKPGSATFPFFGVQPVIVDEKGNEIEGECSGYLCVKGSWPGAFRTLFGDHERYETTYFKPFAGYYFSGDGCSRDKDGYYWLTGRVDDVINVSGHRIGTAEVESALASHPQCAEAAVVGVEHEVKGQGIYAFVTLVEGVPYSEELRKSLIIMVRNQIGAFAAPDRVHWAPGLPKTRSGKIMRRILRKIASRQLEELGDISTLADPSVVDQLIALADV
- the LOC108849181 gene encoding acetyl-coenzyme A synthetase, chloroplastic/glyoxysomal isoform X1; this translates as MKIAYSSSSSPPLLAVVSSSGSSDLKTSGSLGSRILPATQSRSSPLDNLLRCKTMSSNHLRHVESMSLLPSGAGKISQLNAVVLGESIASEENDLVFPSKEFSSQALVSSPQQYMEMHKRSMEDPAGFWGDIASEFYWKQKWGDQVVSENLDVRKGPIQIEWFKGGITNICYNCLDRNVEAGLGDKTAMYWEGNERDVDASLTYSELLQQVCQLANYLKDVGVKKGDAVVIYLPMLVELPIAMLACARIGAVHSVVFAGFSADSLAQRIIDCKPKLILTCNAVKRGPKTINLKAIVDAALDISSKDGVSVDICLTYDNSSATTREDTKWQNGRDVWWQDVVPKYPTSCEVEWVDAEDPLFLLYTSGSTGKPKGVLHTTGGYMVYTATTFKYAFDYKPTDVYWCTADCGWITGHSYVTYGPMLNGATVVVFEGTPNYPDSGRCWEIVDKYKISIFYTAPTLVRSLMRDDDKFVTNHSRKSLRVLGSVGEPINPSAWRWFFNLVGDSRCPISDTWWQTETGGFMITPLPGAWPQKPGSATFPFFGVQPVIVDEKGNEIEGECSGYLCVKGSWPGAFRTLFGDHERYETTYFKPFAGYYFSGDGCSRDKDGYYWLTGRVDDVINVSGHRIGTAEVESALASHPQCAEAAVVGVEHEVKGQGIYAFVTLVEGVPYSEELRKSLIIMVRNQIGAFAAPDRVHWAPGLPKTRSGKIMRRILRKIASRQLEELGDISTLADPSVVDQLIALADV
- the LOC108849181 gene encoding acetyl-coenzyme A synthetase, chloroplastic/glyoxysomal isoform X3 — its product is MSSNHLRHVESMSLLPSGAGKISQLNAVVLGESIASEENDLVFPSKEFSSQALVSSPQQYMEMHKRSMEDPAGFWGDIASEFYWKQKWGDQVVSENLDVRKGPIQIEWFKGGITNICYNCLDRNVEAGLGDKTAMYWEGNERDVDASLTYSELLQQVCQLANYLKDVGVKKGDAVVIYLPMLVELPIAMLACARIGAVHSVVFAGFSADSLAQRIIDCKPKLILTCNAVKRGPKTINLKAIVDAALDISSKDGVSVDICLTYDNSSATTREDTKWQNGRDVWWQDVVPKYPTSCEVEWVDAEDPLFLLYTSGSTGKPKGVLHTTGGYMVYTATTFKYAFDYKPTDVYWCTADCGWITGHSYVTYGPMLNGATVVVFEGTPNYPDSGRCWEIVDKYKISIFYTAPTLVRSLMRDDDKFVTNHSRKSLRVLGSVGEPINPSAWRWFFNLVGDSRCPISDTWWQTETGGFMITPLPGAWPQKPGSATFPFFGVQPVIVDEKGNEIEGECSGYLCVKGSWPGAFRTLFGDHERYETTYFKPFAGYYFSGDGCSRDKDGYYWLTGRVDDVINVSGHRIGTAEVESALASHPQCAEAAVVGVEHEVKGQGIYAFVTLVEGVPYSEELRKSLIIMVRNQIGAFAAPDRVHWAPGLPKTRSGKIMRRILRKIASRQLEELGDISTLADPSVVDQLIALADV